The proteins below are encoded in one region of Triticum urartu cultivar G1812 unplaced genomic scaffold, Tu2.1 TuUngrouped_contig_4457, whole genome shotgun sequence:
- the LOC125527850 gene encoding photosystem II D2 protein, with protein sequence MTIALGRIPKEENDLFDTMDDWLRRDRFVFVGWSGLLLFPCAYFALGGWFTGTTFVTSWYTHGLASSYLEGCNFLTAAVSTPANSLAHSLLLLWGPEAQGDFTRWCQLGGLWTFVALHGAFALIGFMLRQFELARSVQLRPYNAISFSGPIAVFVSVFLIYPLGQSGWFFAPSFGVAAIFRFILFFQGFHNWTLNPFHMMGVAGVLGAALLCAIHGATVENTLFEDGDGANTFRAFNPTQAEETYSMVTANRFWSQIFGVAFSNKRWLHFFMLFVPVTGLWMSAIGVVGLALNLRAYDFVSQEIRAAEDPEFETFYTKNILLNEGIRAWMAAQDQPHENLIFPEEVLPRGNAL encoded by the coding sequence ATGACTATAGCCCTTGGTAGAATTCCTAAAGAAGAAAATGATCTATTTGATACTATGGATGACTGGTTACGAAGGGACCGTTTCGTTTTTGTAGGATGGTCTGGCCTATTGCTCTTTCCTTGTGCTTATTTCGCTTTAGGGGGTTGGTTTACAGGGACAACTTTTGTAACTTCTTGGTATACCCATGGATTGGCTAGTTCCTATTTGGAAGGTTGTAATTTCTTAACCGCAGCAGTTTCTACCCCTGCCAATAGTTTAGCACACTCTTTGTTGCTACTATGGGGGCCCGAAGCACAAGGAGATTTTACTCGTTGGTGTCAATTAGGCGGTCTATGGACTTTTGTAGCTCTCCACGGGGCTTTTGCACTAATAGGTTTCATGTTACGCCAATTTGAACTTGCTCGGTCTGTTCAATTGCGGCCTTATAATGCAATCTCATTCTCTGGTCCAATTGCTGTTTTTGTTTCTGTATTCCTTATTTATCCACTGGGGCAATCTGGTTGGTTCTTTGCGCCGAGTTTTGGCGTAGCAGCGATATTTCGATTCATCCTTTTCTTCCAAGGATTTCATAATTGGACGTTGAACCCATTTCATATGATGGGAGTTGCCGGAGTATTAGGTGCGGCTCTGCTATGCGCTATTCATGGAGCGACCGTAGAAAACACTCTATTTGAGGACGGTGATGGTGCAAATACCTTCCGTGCTTTTAACCCAACTCAAGCTGAAGAAACTTATTCAATGGTCACTGCTAACCGCTTTTGGTCCCAAATCTTTGGTGTTGCTTTTTCCAATAAACGTTGGTTACATTTCTTTATGCTATTTGTACCCGTCACCGGTTTATGGATGAGTGCTATTGGCGTAGTTGGCTTGGCTCTGAACTTACGTGCCTATGACTTTGTTTCCCAGGAAATCCGTGCAGCGGAAGATCCTGAATTTGAGACTTTCTACACCAAAAATATTCTTTTAAACGAGGGTATTCGTGCGTGGATGGCAGCTCAGGATCAGCCTCATGAAAATCTTATATTCCCTGAGGAGGTTCTACCACGTGGAAACGCTCTTTAA